CGATGAGCACGCCGGCCCCGCCGCCCGCGGCTGCCCCTAAGATGGCACCGATGGCCGTACCGCGGCCGCCGCCCAGCAAGCCGCCTAGTAGGGCCCCCGCGGCCGCGCCACCGCCGGCCCCGAGCAAGCCGCCCTTGGTAGCTTTGTTCATGCCGGTTTTGCGCGCCCCGGTGCCGTTGGCTGACGTGTCGGCCGGCTGGCGCGTGGAGGCGCAGGAGCTGAACAACAGCACGCAGGCCATAAAAATCGAGAGCAGGGATTTGGGAGTAGTCATGTAAAAAAACAAAAAGTGAAAAAGCTGACTGCCGTATTGTACGGCAAACCCCGCTCCGGGGATGGGAGCGGGGTTTCAAGAAGTGTGCCGAAGCCGCCGCCGGGGCCCTAGCGGGCCTTGCCCGGGCTGCGACTCGGCGCCGCGGCGGTGGCGCCGGCAACCGGCACCGCCGCGCCGGGGGCCCCAGCCGCCGGCCGCAGCAAATGCAGCAGGTCGGCGAGGCGGCGCTTGAGGTCGCGGCGGTCCACGATGAAGTCCAGGAAACCGTGCTCCAGTACAAACTCGGCACTCTGGAAACCTTTGGGCAAGTCCTTGCCAATGGTTTCCTTGATGACGCGGGGCCCCGCGAAGCCAATGAGGGCCCCGGGCTCAGCAATGTTGAAGTCGCCGAGCATGGCGAACGAGGCCGTGACGCCGCCCGTGGTGGGGTCGGTGAGTAGGCTCACGTAGGGCACGCCGGCTTCAGAAAGCAAGGCCAGCTTGGCCGAGGTTTTGGCCATCTGCATCAGCGAGTAGCCGGCCTCCATCATGCGGGCCCCGCCCGAGCGCGAAATCATGAGGAACGGCACGCGGTGCTGGCGGGCGTAGTCGATGGCGCGGGCAATTTTCTCGCCCACCACCGAGCCCATCGAGCCGCCGATGAACTTAAAATCCATGGCCGCCACCACCAGCGGCTGGCCGTCGCTCAGGCCATGGGCGGTGCGCACGGCGTCTTTCAGGCCGGTATTTTTTTCGGTGGCTGCCACGCGCTGCGGGTAGGCCTTGGTGTCGACGAAGTGCAGCGGGTCGCCCGAGGTCAAGTCGGCGTTGAGTTCTTCGAACTGGCCCTCGTCGAACAGCAGGTCGAAGTAGTCGGCCGCGTCAATGCGGTCGTGGTGGCCACAGTGGCCGCACACAAAGTGCAGGCGCTTGTGCTCGGCCATGGTGGCCACCGTTTTGCACTCGGGGCACTTGTACCAAAGGCCATCGGGCGTTTCTTTCTTTTGTTCGGTGGGGGTGTTGATGCCCTTTTCCTCGCGCTTAAACCAAGCCATTTGTTCGGGAGCTGCAAGCTGTGAGCGGCGGGCCGCCAGCTTTGGATACAATAAAACTGACCACAAAAATACGCGCTGGCCCGCAGAGGGCCTGCCCGGGGCCCCACCCGGCGCGCAAGGGCAGCAAAGTAGTAAAACCGCGGCACAAACGCCGGCCGGCCGGGGCCCCCACCCTGGTCCGGCCGCCGGCAAAACGTGCCCCGGGGCCCCGGTCCCGTTCTACTGGGGCGGAGCGCGGGTCGAGCCGTACCTTGCCCCAGCGTTTGGAGCCATGCGGCTGGCGGCGAGCCCGGCGGCGGCACGGGGGCCCGTTTCTATTTTATTATGCGCCTGAAAAATTTCACGCCGGCCCTACTGGGCCTGGGTTTGCTCGCCGCCGGGGCCCTGCCGGGCTGCGTGGCAGCCCGCAAGTACGACGACCTGCAGGCCCGCCAGCGGGCCGATGCCCAGGGCAAAGCCGAGGCCGAGCGCCAGTACCGCGCCGCCACCGCCGAGCTGCAAAAAACCTCCGACGCGCTGGCCCAGCTGCGCCTCGACAACCGCCGCCTCGAGGACGACTCGCTGGCCACCGGCACGGCCTTGCGCAAGTCCCGCGGCCTCAACCGCGACCTGAACGACAGCTACGACCGCCTGCTGAAAAACAGCGGCCAGGAGCTGGCCAACAAGTCGTCGGACTACAACAAGGTGGCCCGCGACCTGGCCCGCCGCGAGGCCGAGCTGGGGGCCCTCGACGCCAGCTTGCGCACCAGCAAAACCGACAACGACCGCCTCGGCACCGACCTTAAGGCCCGCGAGGCCAAGCTGGCCGAACTCACCCAGGCCCTGGCCGACAAGGACCGGGCCGTGAACGACCTCAAGGCCCGCGTGAGCAAGGCCCTGCTCAGCTTCAACGCCAACGACTTGCAGGTGAAGCTGAAGGACGGCAAGGTGTACGTGTCGCTCTCCGAACAGCTGCTTTTCAAATCAGGCTCGGCCAAGGTGGACCCCAAGGGCCAGGCCGCCCTGAAAACCCTGGCCGCCGTGCTGCAAGAGCAGCCCGACGTGAACGTGGTGGTGGAAGGCCACACCGACACCGTGCCCATCAAGGGCGTGGTGAACGGGGCCAAGGACAACTGGGACCTGAGCGCCCTGCGCGCCACCGACATTGCCCGCCTGCTGGCGGCCGGCGGCGTGGGCCCGGCCCGCATCACGGCCGCCGGGCGCAGCCAGTACGTGCCCGTGGCCCCCAACGACACCCCCCAGAACAAGGCCCTGAACCGCCGCACCGAGATTATCCTGACCCCGAAGCTCGACGAGCTGTTTCAGATATTAGACAGTAGCAGCGGGGCCCCAGCGCCGGGCAAATGAGTTGGTAAGCTGCTCAGCGCCAAATCCCTTTCCCCTCCCTAACTTATCGGCAGAAAGTCCTTTCCCCTTTCTGCCTTTATGTATTCATCTTTCTACTCCCGCTTGCTACCGGCTTTGCTGCTGTGGCTGGGCTCTGCGCTGGCGGCGCAGGCTTCGCACATTATAAGCACGGACATTACTTACGCGCCGGTGGCCGCCACCACGGCCGGCACGCCGCGCTACCACGTCACACTCCGGCTGTACGTTGATTTGTCACCCGGGTCGGCGAGGCAGCCATCAGCAACGCTGACGTTCAGCCGCAACGGCTGCGACGCCGTTGGCACCGGCAGCTTCTCCGTCAACGTCCCCATCACGCAGGTGCTGAAAACCTACGGGCAGAGCTGCACGGGGGGCCTGGCGTACACCGTGCAGCTCTACGAAACCGACGTGGACCTGACCCGGGGGCAATGGACGATGGGCTTTAATGGTCAAAACCGGGCCGGTGGTGTTAAAAACGTCACCAACCTGCAGTCCCAAACCTACGGGGTTTATTGCAGCGCTTTTCTGAACACCGAGCTGGTGGCCCAAAACACCTCGCCCGTGTTCCTATCCACGCGCCTGCCATACGTAGCCAGCGGCCAGGCGGAACGCTACAGCTTCAGCGCGTTCGACGCCGACGGCGACTCGCTGGTGTACCGCTTCGTGACGCCGCAGGCAGGCACGGGGGCCCAATTGATATGCGGGGCGGATATTCCGAGCACGCCCTCGCCCCACTTCCGGCTCAACGCCGCCACGGGGGCCCTCACCGCCCCGGCCACCACGGCCACCGACGCGGGCCGCTATATCATGGCGGCCCGCGTGGACGAGTACCGACAGCTGAACGGCAGTTGGCAGCAAATCGGGTGGGTAATGCGCGACGTGAGCTACTTGTTCCTGAACGCCACCAACCGGGCCCCGGGCTTCACGGCCCTCACCGTGGGCGGGGCCCCGGCGGCGCAGCCCGTCAACGAGCTCATCCGGGTGCGGGCCGGCCAAACCGTGGTGCTGGCCCTTGACGCCGCCGACCCCGACGCGGGCCAAACCCTAAGCTTTGCCAGCGACGCCGTGGGCAGCGTGCCCGGCCTGAGCTTGCAAGCCCTGGGGCCCACCCGCACCCAGCTGACCTGGCAGGTGCCCGCCGCCCTGCCGCCAGGCCGCTACACGGCCACGGTGGCCGTAACGGACGACGGCTGCCCCAGCGCCAGCGAAGAGCAAACCTTGGCTTTCCTCGTGACGGCGGCCACCACCCTGGGCACCCGTCCCGCCGGGGAGGCTAAGTCGGCCGCCTTCCCCACGCCGTTCCGCGAGCAGGTGCAGTTCCAGGCCGGGGCCCCGGGGCAGGCCATCACCATCGTGGATGAGCTGGGGCGCGTGGTGGCCCAACTGCGCGCCCAGGCCGACGGCCGCGTGGTGTGGCAGCCCGCCGCCCTGCCGGCGGGCCTGTACGTGGCCCGCGGGGCCGACGGCCGCCCCCTGGCGCGCTTGCTGCGGGCCGCGGATACTAACTACTAGCTCGACGCGTTTCCAAGCGCTAGTTCACTAGCACATTGAATTTCAGGGACCTAAATATTTATATCCCCACGACCACTTGAAGAAGCACTTGCTTGGCTGCCTACTGCTGGCCCCGGGGCTGGCCCTCGCCCAAACGTCCTTTCCCTTCACCATCAAGGGCAAAATCGGTAACCTGAACGCGCCGGCCAAGGTCTACCTCATGCGCGGGATGGAGCCCACGGATTCCGCCACGTTCAAAAACGGGGCGTTTGAGCTGAAGGGCACCAGCGACGTGCCCCGCGCAGTGGACCTTTTGGTGAAGCGCGACGGCAAGCTGGGCAACGGTGTACTGGGGCCCATTAAGTACGTCCGGGTGTTTCTGGAGCCAACCCCGATTGTCGTCACCAGCCCCGATTCAGTGCAAAACGCCCGCGTTACCGGGGGCCCCGTCGCGGCCGACTACCAGCGGCTGGTGGCTTCGTCCGACCGCATAAAGGCCAAGATGAATTCGATTGGGGACGCGGCGAAAAAAGCCTCCGCGGAGGAGGGCAAGTCCCCCGCGTTTGCGGCGCGGCAGCGGGCGCAGTACGAGGCCATTACCAAGGAATTTGCGCAGTCGGACCGGGACTTCATCAAAGCCAACCCCAACTCCTGGGTGAGCCTGTACGCGCTGACGGGCCTGAGTACGATGACCGTGCCCCAGTACGCGGTGGAGGGGGCCCTGTACGAGGCGCTGAGCCCCGCCCTCAAGAACAGCCCGGAAGGCCGCCGCTACGGCGCTATGGTGCAAGGCCTGAAGGACGTGGCCATTGGGGCCCCGGCGCCCAACTTCGCCCAGCAAACGCCCGAGGGCAAAACTGTATCGCTGAGCGACTACCGCGGCAAGTACGTGCTGATTGATTTTTGGGCCAGTTGGTGCAAGCCATGCCGCCAGGAAAATCCGGCCGTTATCAAGGCATACGAGGCTTACAAGGGCCGCAACTTTGACATTTTGGGCGTGTCGCTCGACGGCGCAAACGGCCGCGAGAAGTGGCTAAAAGCCATTCAGGACGACCATTTGCCCTGGACGCAAGTATCGGACCTGCGCGGCGGGCAGAACGCCGTCGCCCAAACCTACCACGTGCAGGCCATCCCGCAGAACTTCCTGATTGACCCCACCGGCAAAATCGTGGCCGCCAACCTACGCGGCGAGGAGCTGCAAACCGTGCTGGCAAAATTTATCAAGTAAACGCCACCGCTGGCCAATCCCAACCGGCTACAAAAAAGCCCGCCCTGACGACCAGGGCGGGCTTTTTAGCGTTGGAAGCGCTTCGTTTACAGCGTGATGTTCACGCGGGCGAAGTAGTAGGCGCCGTTGAAGCCGAACTGGTTGGCGCTGTAGAGGAAGCGGCCGCGGTTCGAGTTGTCCAGCCCCGAGTTGTAGCTCAGGTTGGGGTCGACCGAGAAGTTGGTGGCGTTGTTGCGCGGGTTCACGATGAGCTGGTCGGGGTAAACGTTGAACAAGTTGTTCACCCCGATGATGAGGCCCACTTGCTTGGCAACCTGGGCGCTGAGCGTGAGGTCCGTAATCCACTTGGCCGAGAACGTTTGGTCGAGGAAGGCGCGAGCGGGGTCGGCGTCGGCGGTTTTGATTTCGCCGAAGCGCACCGAGCGGCCCTCGATGCCGAAGATGCCGAAGGTATAGGCGGCCGAGAGGGCGATTTTGCTGCGCGGGTTGCCGCTTTCGAGGCGGGTGCGCTGGGCGCGGTCAAACAGCGTGTTTTGCAGGTTGCTGGTGCCGGCGGTCTGGTCGTTGTTCACCGTGGCCGACGAGCTGTTGAAATTCGTCACCACCGTTTGGTTGAAGTTGGCGGCGGCTGTCAGCACCAGGCGGCTTTTGTCGCCCAGCGGCAGGCGCTCGTTCAGCACCACGTCTACCCCCTTGGTGCGGGTATTCACGGCGTTGGCGAAGAACTGCACCCGGCTCACGGGCAGCGTGCCCAGGATGGCGTTCACGGTGGGGTTGGTGCGCGTGAACTGCGCCGAGAGCACAATCCGGTCCTTGATGTCAATCAGGTACGCGTCGGCCGTGAGGGTGAAGCCGCCGGCTTTGCCGGTGACGCCCACGCCGTAGTTGGTCGATTTTTCCTGCCGGAGCGGCTCCACGCCGAAGCCCTGCTGGCCGGTGCCGCCGGCCGCGTAGCTGTTGCGCACAATGGGGTTGTCGTTGTTCACGGTGAGCACCTGGTTGGCCACGCCGCTCACAAACTGGGTGCTGGTGTTGGTGAAGTAGCGCTGCTGGAGCGAGGGGGCCCGGAAGCCGTTGCCCAGCGAGCCGCGCAGGGCCACCGCGTCGACGATGCTGTAGCGCAGGCCCACCTGGCCGCTCACGTTGCCGCCGAAGTCGCTGTAGCGCTCGGCCCGGCCGGCGGCGTGGATGAGCAGCTTATCGGTAATGTCGCTCTCCAAATCGAGGTAGCCCGCCACGTTGGTGCGGCCCTTGTTCACCTCGTCCTGCGGCTGGTAGCCGGGGAATACCTGTGAGCCCGAGGCCGCGGGGCCCCCGTTCACGGTGCGGCCGCCGTTGATGTACGAGGCGTACTCGCCTTTGCCAATCAGAAAATTGTCGTAGCGAAACTCGCCGCCGAAGGCCACGTTGAGGTTGGCCAGGGGCCCTACTTCGATGAAGCGGCGCGAGAAGCCCAGGTTGGTCGTGTTCTGCAAAAAGGCCAGGCGGCCGGCGTAGAAGCTGGTGGGGTTCACGCCCACTAGGTTGGCATCCTGCGGCAGCGAGGCGTTCACGGAGTTATCTACGTTGTAGGCCAGCTCGTTGCGGCCGAAGGTGTTGCTCAAATCCACGGCAAAGCCTGCGAAGTTGTTGCGCACGCCCACGATGGCCGACTGGTCATAGATGGTGGTGTTGATGAACGGCAGGAAGCCGTTGGGGAAGAGGTTCAGGTCGCTCTGGGTGGCCTGGTTGGGCAGGCGGTTGAAGCCGGAGCCGCGGCCGGTGCGGTACGAGGCGCCGCCCGACACGTACAGCTCGTAGCCGCCGCCCAGCCGGTAACCGCCGTTGAGGAAGCCGCCGAAGTTGCGCGTGGCCGACTGACCCACACGCAAGTCGTTGCGGTCGAAGCCGTTCTGCGCCACCAGGGCGTCGTCTTGGGCTTTCAGGTCGCGGCGGCTCTGCTCGGTGGTGGCCGAGGCGGGGTAGTTGCCGCCGTTGTTGCCCAGGTAGATGAGGGGGGCCTGGTCGGTGAAGCCGCGGTCGGTGTAGGCGCGGTTCAGGAACTGGCCGCTGAGGTCGAGGAAGCCGCGCTTGTTCAGGCCAATGCCCACGTTGAAATCAACCTGCTCGGTTTTGCCGTCTCTTTGCGTTGTCTGGCCGTACAGGGCGCTGCTGCTCACGCCGGTCGAGTCATCCTTCAGCTGGATGTTAATCACGCCCGCAATGGCGTCGGAGCCGTAGAGGGCCGCCGCGCCGTCGCGCAGCACTTCGATGCGCTTGATGCTGGCCGTCGGAATCACGTTCAAGTCGGTGCCCACCGAGCCGCGGCCGATGGTGCCGTTGATGTTCACGAGGGCCGAGTTGTGACGGCGCTTGCCGTTCACGAGCACCAGCACCTGGTCGGGGCCCAGGCCGCGCAAGCTGGCGGGGTCCACGAAGTCGGTGCCGTCGGAAATGGACTGGCGCGACGACTGGAACGAGGGCGCGGCGTAGGTGAGCACCTGGCTCACGTCGGTCTGGGCAAAGGCCTTGATTTCGCGGGCCGAAATCACGTCTACCGGGGCCGTGGTCAGCACGTTGGAACGGCCTTCAGTCACGCGCGAGCCGGTCACCACCACGTCGCCCAGGTCGGTGGCGGAGGTCACCAGGCGCACGTCGAGGCGGGTGCGGCCGTTGAGCGGAATCTGCTGCGCGGCGAAGCCGATGGCCTGCACCGTGATGGTGGCCGTGGGGGCCACGCTCAGCGAAAAGTCGCCGTTGGCCCCGGTGGCGGTGCCGTTGGTGGTGCCGCGCTCGAGTACGGTGGCCCCGGGCAGGGCCTCGCCCTGGGCCCCCAGCACGCGGCCGGTAACGGTGACGCTCTGGGCGTGTACGGCCAGGGCCGTGACCGCAAACAGGGGCGTAAGTAAGCGTTTTTTCATACAGGAGAACGGTTAAGAAAAGATGCGGCGATTGCGGAGGGAAATTTTGTTTTTACGCCTTGCCCAGCAGCGAGGCACTAGGCGCAAGTTACATACATCGCAATAGTTATTCCCTCCAAAATACAATAGATTGGCCAGATACTGGCATTCAGAACCTTCGCAGGCTTAAACATCGCGCCACCAGTTGGCAATATTTCTTCACAAAACAGGGCACGCTGGCGCACGGCATGCGCCGTATTGCCGCAAGGCTACGAAAAACCTGCCACTGTTTCGTACTTATTTCCCGCAATTAAGCAAGCAGCACTAGCGCAGCCGGTAGGCAAAGCCCCAGCGCAACGTGCGGGTGTAAGCTTCGCGCACGGGCCCGCCCACCAGCCCCGCCTGGGCGTTGGCGAAGCCGTAGGAGTAGCTGGCGTTGACGCCCACCCGGCCGCGCCACACGGTAGCGTCGGCCCGCAGGCGGCCATCGAGGGGGAAGCGGCCGCTGCGGTCGGTGTCCGTGGCCCACGCCGCCCCGTTGTTGTAGGTGCCGTGGCCCGTTTCGCGGGCCCTGAGCTGGCCCGCTAGCTCGGGGCCCACCAGCACATCGAGGGCCAGGGGCCCCATTCGGCAGCGGTGGCCCAGGCCAAAGAAGGCCGTCAGGTCCT
This genomic stretch from Hymenobacter sp. PAMC 26628 harbors:
- the accD gene encoding acetyl-CoA carboxylase, carboxyltransferase subunit beta, whose amino-acid sequence is MAWFKREEKGINTPTEQKKETPDGLWYKCPECKTVATMAEHKRLHFVCGHCGHHDRIDAADYFDLLFDEGQFEELNADLTSGDPLHFVDTKAYPQRVAATEKNTGLKDAVRTAHGLSDGQPLVVAAMDFKFIGGSMGSVVGEKIARAIDYARQHRVPFLMISRSGGARMMEAGYSLMQMAKTSAKLALLSEAGVPYVSLLTDPTTGGVTASFAMLGDFNIAEPGALIGFAGPRVIKETIGKDLPKGFQSAEFVLEHGFLDFIVDRRDLKRRLADLLHLLRPAAGAPGAAVPVAGATAAAPSRSPGKAR
- a CDS encoding OmpA family protein, with the translated sequence MRLKNFTPALLGLGLLAAGALPGCVAARKYDDLQARQRADAQGKAEAERQYRAATAELQKTSDALAQLRLDNRRLEDDSLATGTALRKSRGLNRDLNDSYDRLLKNSGQELANKSSDYNKVARDLARREAELGALDASLRTSKTDNDRLGTDLKAREAKLAELTQALADKDRAVNDLKARVSKALLSFNANDLQVKLKDGKVYVSLSEQLLFKSGSAKVDPKGQAALKTLAAVLQEQPDVNVVVEGHTDTVPIKGVVNGAKDNWDLSALRATDIARLLAAGGVGPARITAAGRSQYVPVAPNDTPQNKALNRRTEIILTPKLDELFQILDSSSGAPAPGK
- a CDS encoding TlpA disulfide reductase family protein, with the protein product MKKHLLGCLLLAPGLALAQTSFPFTIKGKIGNLNAPAKVYLMRGMEPTDSATFKNGAFELKGTSDVPRAVDLLVKRDGKLGNGVLGPIKYVRVFLEPTPIVVTSPDSVQNARVTGGPVAADYQRLVASSDRIKAKMNSIGDAAKKASAEEGKSPAFAARQRAQYEAITKEFAQSDRDFIKANPNSWVSLYALTGLSTMTVPQYAVEGALYEALSPALKNSPEGRRYGAMVQGLKDVAIGAPAPNFAQQTPEGKTVSLSDYRGKYVLIDFWASWCKPCRQENPAVIKAYEAYKGRNFDILGVSLDGANGREKWLKAIQDDHLPWTQVSDLRGGQNAVAQTYHVQAIPQNFLIDPTGKIVAANLRGEELQTVLAKFIK
- a CDS encoding TonB-dependent receptor; its protein translation is MKKRLLTPLFAVTALAVHAQSVTVTGRVLGAQGEALPGATVLERGTTNGTATGANGDFSLSVAPTATITVQAIGFAAQQIPLNGRTRLDVRLVTSATDLGDVVVTGSRVTEGRSNVLTTAPVDVISAREIKAFAQTDVSQVLTYAAPSFQSSRQSISDGTDFVDPASLRGLGPDQVLVLVNGKRRHNSALVNINGTIGRGSVGTDLNVIPTASIKRIEVLRDGAAALYGSDAIAGVINIQLKDDSTGVSSSALYGQTTQRDGKTEQVDFNVGIGLNKRGFLDLSGQFLNRAYTDRGFTDQAPLIYLGNNGGNYPASATTEQSRRDLKAQDDALVAQNGFDRNDLRVGQSATRNFGGFLNGGYRLGGGYELYVSGGASYRTGRGSGFNRLPNQATQSDLNLFPNGFLPFINTTIYDQSAIVGVRNNFAGFAVDLSNTFGRNELAYNVDNSVNASLPQDANLVGVNPTSFYAGRLAFLQNTTNLGFSRRFIEVGPLANLNVAFGGEFRYDNFLIGKGEYASYINGGRTVNGGPAASGSQVFPGYQPQDEVNKGRTNVAGYLDLESDITDKLLIHAAGRAERYSDFGGNVSGQVGLRYSIVDAVALRGSLGNGFRAPSLQQRYFTNTSTQFVSGVANQVLTVNNDNPIVRNSYAAGGTGQQGFGVEPLRQEKSTNYGVGVTGKAGGFTLTADAYLIDIKDRIVLSAQFTRTNPTVNAILGTLPVSRVQFFANAVNTRTKGVDVVLNERLPLGDKSRLVLTAAANFNQTVVTNFNSSSATVNNDQTAGTSNLQNTLFDRAQRTRLESGNPRSKIALSAAYTFGIFGIEGRSVRFGEIKTADADPARAFLDQTFSAKWITDLTLSAQVAKQVGLIIGVNNLFNVYPDQLIVNPRNNATNFSVDPNLSYNSGLDNSNRGRFLYSANQFGFNGAYYFARVNITL